The following are encoded together in the Terriglobia bacterium genome:
- a CDS encoding HAMP domain-containing protein — translation MAAPNPDSPKTSRPVSLRRIVLIPLALGIVVLFGLVFSQQAFNLKQLEPDSAQQTLVLLALSALVFLLLVVLTFVLFRNLVKLYAERRLGVLGSHFRTRMVLGALALSFAPALVMFMFSYGLMNRSIDKWFSTPVNELQQDSGRVAKLLADYAGDNAHQEAVEIAQSADVQHAFETANYTGVLHEFRRHQPTLQGGFALAIADGTAVASVNLPRPWPTLQRDLPVLAQVEGGWQKWNYHDREYILAMAAAGDKGSIMVGLPLPPNFSPTLEQINQNQKNYLALSRESKRIRGLWMLLLTLLTVLVLFVATWTSLFVARLVTRPVEALAEATREISLGHLEHRVEVSAADELGELVASFNRMAAELESSRKKIDDSARALTATNTELDQRRRHIETILESIPTGVLSLGPEQRVTHSNMAFQRMFQPQGGAPLVGSSLQHIFPPDVASDLEHLLRRADRMTVTAAQFEIPVDKDKINASVTVSSVQHGKQRLGYVIVFEDFSELLKAQKEAAWREVARRVAHEIKNPLTPIALSAERIRRHLERGAKPEEASLAVINGCAETITEAVQTVRALVDEFSSLARFPAAQPRPSDINEIVESTLAMFNGRLDGIRVEKQLDSGLPLAMADPDAIKRALANLIDNAAEAMKDSLVREIHITTTLLEDHDALEVMIADTGHGINRDMKEKLFLPYFSTKKRGTGLGLAIVRRIVEDHRGNVRVEENKPAGAKFIVELPLAGEVTLAEARNA, via the coding sequence GTGGCCGCACCCAATCCAGATTCGCCCAAGACTTCGCGCCCAGTTTCACTGCGGCGCATCGTGCTCATCCCGCTGGCGCTGGGCATCGTCGTGCTTTTTGGATTGGTTTTCTCCCAGCAAGCCTTCAACCTCAAACAACTGGAGCCGGATTCAGCGCAGCAAACGCTGGTGCTGCTGGCGCTCTCCGCCCTGGTTTTCCTGCTGCTGGTGGTGCTCACATTTGTCCTGTTCCGTAACCTGGTCAAACTTTACGCGGAGCGGCGGCTGGGAGTGCTGGGCTCGCATTTTCGCACGCGCATGGTGCTGGGAGCGCTGGCGCTGTCGTTTGCTCCGGCGCTGGTGATGTTCATGTTCTCTTACGGGCTGATGAACCGCTCCATTGACAAATGGTTCTCCACCCCGGTGAACGAACTGCAGCAGGACTCCGGACGCGTGGCCAAGCTGCTGGCCGATTACGCCGGCGACAACGCGCACCAGGAGGCGGTGGAGATCGCGCAGTCGGCTGACGTGCAGCATGCGTTTGAGACCGCCAACTACACCGGCGTGCTGCATGAGTTTCGCCGCCACCAGCCCACGCTGCAGGGAGGATTTGCCCTGGCCATAGCGGACGGCACGGCGGTGGCCAGCGTCAACCTTCCCCGGCCCTGGCCTACGCTGCAGCGTGACCTGCCGGTTTTGGCGCAGGTGGAAGGCGGTTGGCAAAAGTGGAATTACCACGACAGGGAATACATCCTGGCCATGGCGGCGGCCGGCGACAAAGGCAGCATCATGGTGGGGCTGCCGTTGCCTCCGAATTTCTCGCCTACGCTGGAGCAGATCAACCAGAACCAGAAGAACTATCTTGCCCTGAGCCGCGAGAGCAAGCGGATTCGCGGGTTGTGGATGCTCCTGCTCACCCTGCTGACGGTGCTCGTGCTGTTTGTCGCCACTTGGACGTCACTGTTCGTGGCCCGGCTGGTTACGCGGCCGGTGGAAGCCCTGGCGGAAGCCACCCGCGAAATTTCGCTCGGCCATCTGGAACATCGCGTGGAGGTCTCCGCGGCGGACGAACTGGGCGAACTGGTGGCGTCTTTCAACCGCATGGCCGCGGAGCTGGAATCCAGCCGCAAAAAGATTGACGACTCGGCGCGCGCCTTGACGGCAACCAACACCGAACTGGACCAGCGCCGCCGCCATATTGAAACCATTTTGGAGAGCATTCCCACCGGCGTGCTCTCGCTGGGGCCGGAGCAGCGCGTCACCCACAGCAACATGGCCTTCCAACGCATGTTCCAGCCGCAGGGCGGCGCGCCCCTGGTGGGTTCCAGCCTGCAGCATATCTTCCCGCCGGACGTGGCTTCTGATCTGGAGCACCTTTTGCGACGGGCTGACCGCATGACGGTGACCGCCGCCCAGTTTGAGATTCCGGTGGACAAAGACAAGATCAACGCCAGCGTGACCGTGTCGTCGGTGCAGCACGGGAAGCAGCGGCTGGGCTACGTGATCGTGTTTGAAGATTTCAGCGAACTGCTCAAGGCGCAGAAAGAAGCCGCGTGGCGCGAGGTGGCGCGCCGCGTCGCCCACGAAATCAAGAACCCGCTCACGCCGATTGCGCTGTCCGCGGAGCGCATCCGCCGCCACCTGGAGCGCGGCGCCAAGCCGGAAGAGGCGTCGCTGGCGGTGATCAACGGTTGCGCGGAGACCATCACCGAAGCGGTACAGACGGTGCGAGCGCTGGTGGATGAATTTTCGTCGCTGGCGCGTTTTCCCGCAGCCCAGCCGCGGCCGTCGGACATCAATGAAATTGTCGAGAGCACCCTGGCCATGTTCAACGGCCGGCTGGACGGCATCCGCGTGGAGAAGCAGCTGGACTCCGGCCTGCCCCTGGCCATGGCCGATCCGGACGCCATCAAGCGCGCGCTGGCCAACCTGATTGATAACGCCGCGGAAGCCATGAAGGACTCGCTGGTGCGGGAAATTCATATCACCACAACTTTGCTGGAAGACCATGACGCGCTGGAAGTGATGATTGCCGATACCGGCCACGGCATTAACCGCGACATGAAAGAGAAACTTTTCCTGCCTTATTTTTCCACCAAGAAGCGCGGGACCGGCCTGGGCCTGGCGATTGTGCGGCGCATTGTGGAAGACCATCGCGGCAACGTTCGCGTAGAGGAGAACAAACCGGCGGGCGCCAAGTTCATCGTTGAACTTCCTTTGGCCGGCGAAGTGACGCTGGCGGAGGCCCGGAATGCATAG